From Hippoglossus stenolepis isolate QCI-W04-F060 chromosome 4, HSTE1.2, whole genome shotgun sequence, a single genomic window includes:
- the ywhae1 gene encoding tyrosine 3-monooxygenase/tryptophan 5-monooxygenase activation protein, epsilon polypeptide 1 isoform X1, with protein MDEKSDQVYLAKLAEQAERYDEMVTYMKNVAGMNVELTVEERNLLSVAYKNVIGARRASWRIISSIESREESKGGEEKLKMIRDYRQTVETELKAICNDILDALERHLLPSAVMGESKVFYNKMKGDYHRYLAEFATGNDRKEAAENSLVAYKTATDLAMSELPPTHPIRLGLALNFSVFYYEILNSPDRACRLAKAAFDDAIAELDTLSEESYKDSTLIMQLLRDNLTLWTSDMQGEGEEQNKEVLQDVEDEAQ; from the exons ATGGACGAGAAAAGTGACCAAGTTTATTTGGCAAAGCTTGCCGAGCAGGCAGAGCGATATGACG AGATGGTGACTTATATGAAGAACGTGGCGGGTATGAACGTGGAGCTCACAGTGGAAGAGAGGAACCTACTATCAGTGGCCTACAAGAATGTGATCGGAGCTCGGAGAGCCTCCTGGAGGATAATCAGCAGTATCGAATCCAGGGAAGAGAGCAAGGGCGGAGAAGAGAAACTGAAGATGATCCGGGATTACAGGCAAACG GTTGAAACGGAGCTGAAGGCGATCTGTAATGATATTCTGGATGCACTGGAGAGGCACCTACTCCCCTCTGCTGTCATGGGAGAGTCTAAGGTCTTTTACAACAAAAT GAAGGGTGACTACCACAGGTATCTGGCAGAGTTTGCCACTGGCAATGACAGAAAGGAGGCGGCAGAGAACAGCCTGGTGGCCTACAAAACAGCTACCGACCTAGCCATGTCCGAGCTGCCTCCCACCCACCCCATTCGCCTCGGCCTTGCCCTCAACTTCTCCGTCTTCTACTATGAGATCCTCAACTCGCCCGACCGTGCATGCAG GTTGGCGAAGGCTGCATTTGATGACGCCATCGCAGAATTGGACACACTGAGTGAAGAAAGCTACAAGGACTCCACACTTATCATGCAGCTGTTACGTGACAACCTGACACTATGGACTTCAGATATGCAGGGAGAAG GTGAAGAACAGAATAAAGAGGTACTGCAAGACGTAGAGGACGAGGCCCAGTGA
- the ywhae1 gene encoding tyrosine 3-monooxygenase/tryptophan 5-monooxygenase activation protein, epsilon polypeptide 1 isoform X2, protein MDEKSDQVYLAKLAEQAERYDEMVTYMKNVAGMNVELTVEERNLLSVAYKNVIGARRASWRIISSIESREESKGGEEKLKMIRDYRQTVETELKAICNDILDALERHLLPSAVMGESKVFYNKMKGDYHRYLAEFATGNDRKEAAENSLVAYKTATDLAMSELPPTHPIRLGLALNFSVFYYEILNSPDRACRLAKAAFDDAIAELDTLSEESYKDSTLIMQLLRDNLTLWTSDMQGEES, encoded by the exons ATGGACGAGAAAAGTGACCAAGTTTATTTGGCAAAGCTTGCCGAGCAGGCAGAGCGATATGACG AGATGGTGACTTATATGAAGAACGTGGCGGGTATGAACGTGGAGCTCACAGTGGAAGAGAGGAACCTACTATCAGTGGCCTACAAGAATGTGATCGGAGCTCGGAGAGCCTCCTGGAGGATAATCAGCAGTATCGAATCCAGGGAAGAGAGCAAGGGCGGAGAAGAGAAACTGAAGATGATCCGGGATTACAGGCAAACG GTTGAAACGGAGCTGAAGGCGATCTGTAATGATATTCTGGATGCACTGGAGAGGCACCTACTCCCCTCTGCTGTCATGGGAGAGTCTAAGGTCTTTTACAACAAAAT GAAGGGTGACTACCACAGGTATCTGGCAGAGTTTGCCACTGGCAATGACAGAAAGGAGGCGGCAGAGAACAGCCTGGTGGCCTACAAAACAGCTACCGACCTAGCCATGTCCGAGCTGCCTCCCACCCACCCCATTCGCCTCGGCCTTGCCCTCAACTTCTCCGTCTTCTACTATGAGATCCTCAACTCGCCCGACCGTGCATGCAG GTTGGCGAAGGCTGCATTTGATGACGCCATCGCAGAATTGGACACACTGAGTGAAGAAAGCTACAAGGACTCCACACTTATCATGCAGCTGTTACGTGACAACCTGACACTATGGACTTCAGATATGCAGGGAGAAG AGTCCTAA